The nucleotide window CCGGCTGAACAGGAAGTCGCCGACCAGAACGCTGGCTTTATTACCCCAGACGGCGTTGGCGGTATCCTTGCCCCGGCGCAGGTCGCTTTCGTCGACCACATCGTCATGCAGCAGGGTGGCGCTATGGATGAATTCCACACAGGCGGACAGGTCCACATGACGGTCACCTTTGTAGCCACACAGGCGGGATGAGGCGAGGGTCAGCATGGGACGAAGGCGCTTGCCGCCGGAGGCGATCAGATGTCCGGCAAGCTGGGGGATCAGGGCAACGGGGCTTTGCATGTTATGGACGATAGTCTGGTTGACTTTGTCCATATCTTCCTTGACCAGCTTCTGCAGCCGTGCAAGTGCGCTTTCGCCCTTTTTCTCTTCTTCGAAGTTTACGACTATACCCACGATATGTCCCTGTGTTTCTGTAAACCGGTTCCAGCGGTGGACGCCTTTCTGGCGGTCCGGACTGTGGAAAATGCGAGACTCTCCTGATAAGCTTGTATTATCGTTCAGGCCTGACGCGTTTGTACCGGGGCAAAATAGTCATTGCCGGGCAGCAAGGTCAAGGGACAACCGGTCGAATATGTCTTTTTTGAGGTCAATTTCACGTGAAAGAACTTTTTTCGTCTGACAATCTGGTGCTGATTACAAGAGTTTCCGCGCTGTTTGCCGGGGGCGGGCTGGATTTTTACGTTCTGGACGGGCATGCAAGCCTGTTTGGCGGCGGT belongs to Emcibacter sp. and includes:
- a CDS encoding DUF2007 domain-containing protein is translated as MKELFSSDNLVLITRVSALFAGGGLDFYVLDGHASLFGGGIEGIARRVMVPPESVAQAKRLIREAGLADDVDFSDDIR